From one Triticum aestivum cultivar Chinese Spring chromosome 4B, IWGSC CS RefSeq v2.1, whole genome shotgun sequence genomic stretch:
- the LOC123090037 gene encoding vegetative cell wall protein gp1-like: MSPSSPSTSSHLPAALPACTRPAPSQIWAQREPARLRPSTPQQSALRASSTLPPCHASLLATRGPRRHPRPGQASASSPSSSFLCFLSLPLRSHAISPCGLHSDPATGLVYAHTGWDPSDPGPCDPIPASSSLPCCSAALARESGAVAARSHGRLGPAREDLAPPPTYSLPSSKYARSHLHSVTFRRPRGPPPPALLPVAAPTLPRVPAAALHLRPPPRGPPGLHQARPGPDLGSKGARAPSPRSDPPRLPRQPRRPTVRARWPPADLAAAPSQASAPSPSSSFLRFLSLSLSYLTLSLPPASTGTRCRPRLRPHQPGSIGSGSPRPDPGLIGPVGPCCRPHRRFRRRLCPLPWPPRPCSRGARTRTPSRASASPGPAKRTLCPTLSTTELGHGPLCACFIAIMRICSTTLGLSTPFMDSIFFLAGFQAR; the protein is encoded by the exons ATGTCCCCGTCGTCGCCCTCCACCTCCTCCCACCTGCCCGCAGCCCTCCCGGCCTGCACCAGGCCCGCCCCGAGCCAGATCTGGGCCCAGAGGGAGCCCGCGCGCCTCCGCCCGAGCACCCCGCAGCAATCTGCCCTGCGTGCCTCGTCGACCTTGCCGCCCTGCCATGCAAGCCTGCTGGCCACCAGAGGACCTCGCCGCCACCCCAGGCCAGGCCAGGCCAGCGcctcgtccccctcctcctccttcctttgTTTTCTCTCTCTTCCTCTCAGATCTCACGCTATCTCTCCCTGCGGCCTCCACAGTGACCCCGCCACCGGCCTCGTCTACGCCCACACCGGTTGGGATCCATCAGACCCAGGCCCCTGCGACCCGATCCCGGCCTCATCGTCCCTGCCGTGCTGCTCTGCTGCACTCGCCAGAGAATCAGGCGCCGTTGCCGCCCGCTCCCATGGCCGCCTCGGCCCTGCTCGAGAGGA CCTAGCCCCTCCACCTACATATAGCCTCCCCTCCTCAAAATACGCACGCAGCCACCTCCACTCCGTCACTTTTCGCCGGCCTAGAGGCCCGCCGCCACCTGCGCTGCTGCCTGTGGCCGCTCCCACGCTGCCACGTGTCCCagccgccgccctccacctccgCCCACCTCCCCGCGGTCCTCCCGGCCTGCACCAGGCCCGCCCTGGGCCAGATCTAGGCTCGAAGGGAGCCCGTGCGCCTTCGCCCCGCAGCGATCCGCCCCGCCTACCTCGTCAACCTCGCCGCCCTACCGTCCGCGCCCGGTGGCCACCGGCGGACCTCGCCGCTGCCCCAAGCCAGGCCAGCGCcccgtccccctcctcctccttcctccgttttctctcactctccctctcatatCTCACGCTCTCTCTCCCTCCGGCCTCCACAGGGACCCGCTGCCGGCCTCGTCTTCGCCCGCACCAGCCGGGATCCATCGGATCTGGGTCCCCGCGACCCGACCCCGGCCTCATCGGCCCTGTCGGACCATGCTGCCGCCCTCACCGGAGATTCAGGCGCCGCCTATGCCCGCTGCCATGGCCGCCTCGGCCCTGCTCGAGAGGAGCACGAACGCGCACGCCCAgccgcgcctcggcctcgccgggcCCAGCCAAGCGCACCCTCTGCCCGACCTTATCCACCACCGAACTGGGCCACGGCCCGCTATG